The Chiloscyllium punctatum isolate Juve2018m chromosome 45, sChiPun1.3, whole genome shotgun sequence genome has a segment encoding these proteins:
- the rpl10a gene encoding large ribosomal subunit protein uL1 isoform X2, protein MSKVSRDTLYEAVREVLQGSQQKPRKFLETVELQISLKNYDPQKDKRFSGTVRLKSAPRPKFSICVLGDQQHCDEAKAADLPHMDIEALKKLNKNKKMVKKLAKKYDAFLASESLIKQIPRILGPGLNKAGKFPSLLTHNENMLTKVDEVKSTIKFQMKKVLCLAVAVGHIKMTEEELVYNIHLAINFLVSLLKKNWQNVRALYIKSSMGKPQRLY, encoded by the exons ATGAG CAAAGTCTCCCGTGATACCCTGTACGAAGCTGTCCGAGAGGTCCTTCAGGGATCCCAACAGAAACCTCGCAA GTTCCTAGAGACTGTGGAGCTACAGATCAGTCTGAAGAACTATGACCCTCAAAAGGACAAGCGTTTCTCTGGCACTGTCAG GTTAAAGAGTGCCCCTCGGCCGAAGTTCTCCATCTGTGTGCTTGGTGACCAGCAGCACTGTGATGAAGCAAAGGCTGCTGACCTCCCTCACATGGACATTGAAGCTCTGAAGAAGCTGAACAAAAATAAGAAAATGGTCAAGAAGCTGG CAAAAAAGTACGATGCCTTCCTTGCCTCCGAGTCCCTTATTAAACAGATTCCTCGTATTCTGGGTCCTGGTCTGAACAAGGCAGGCAAATTCCCTTCCCTCCTCACTCACAATGAAAACATGCTCACTAAAGTGGATGAAGTCAAATCAACTATCAAGTTCCAGATGAAAAAG GTGCTGTGTTTGGCAGTTGCAGTGGGCCACATTAAAATGACTGAAGAGGAACTTGTCTACAACATTCACCTAGCAATCAACTTCCTGGTTTCACTGCTGAAAAAGAACTGGCAGAATGTGCGTGCCCTCTACATTAAGAGCAGCATGGGCAAACCTCAGCGCCTTTACTGA
- the rpl10a gene encoding large ribosomal subunit protein uL1 isoform X1 → MSSKVSRDTLYEAVREVLQGSQQKPRKFLETVELQISLKNYDPQKDKRFSGTVRLKSAPRPKFSICVLGDQQHCDEAKAADLPHMDIEALKKLNKNKKMVKKLAKKYDAFLASESLIKQIPRILGPGLNKAGKFPSLLTHNENMLTKVDEVKSTIKFQMKKVLCLAVAVGHIKMTEEELVYNIHLAINFLVSLLKKNWQNVRALYIKSSMGKPQRLY, encoded by the exons ATGAG CAGCAAAGTCTCCCGTGATACCCTGTACGAAGCTGTCCGAGAGGTCCTTCAGGGATCCCAACAGAAACCTCGCAA GTTCCTAGAGACTGTGGAGCTACAGATCAGTCTGAAGAACTATGACCCTCAAAAGGACAAGCGTTTCTCTGGCACTGTCAG GTTAAAGAGTGCCCCTCGGCCGAAGTTCTCCATCTGTGTGCTTGGTGACCAGCAGCACTGTGATGAAGCAAAGGCTGCTGACCTCCCTCACATGGACATTGAAGCTCTGAAGAAGCTGAACAAAAATAAGAAAATGGTCAAGAAGCTGG CAAAAAAGTACGATGCCTTCCTTGCCTCCGAGTCCCTTATTAAACAGATTCCTCGTATTCTGGGTCCTGGTCTGAACAAGGCAGGCAAATTCCCTTCCCTCCTCACTCACAATGAAAACATGCTCACTAAAGTGGATGAAGTCAAATCAACTATCAAGTTCCAGATGAAAAAG GTGCTGTGTTTGGCAGTTGCAGTGGGCCACATTAAAATGACTGAAGAGGAACTTGTCTACAACATTCACCTAGCAATCAACTTCCTGGTTTCACTGCTGAAAAAGAACTGGCAGAATGTGCGTGCCCTCTACATTAAGAGCAGCATGGGCAAACCTCAGCGCCTTTACTGA